The nucleotide sequence TGCTGCTCTCGATTATTCAAGCGCTCCGGCTTGCGGCGGACGAGGCCGGTATTCAGGTGGAGCCCGTCGTGCTGTCGGGCAATCCGGCCGAGACCGAAGCGATGTACGGGGTGAGTGCGGTACCGCGCATGCAGCCGGGCGCGCTGTTGGCGGCCATTCGCAGCTGCTCCGGCTTGATTAGCGGCGGCGGGAGCCTGCTGCAGGACGTGACTGGCAATGGCAGCATTCCGTATTACCTCGGCGTGATCAAGCTGGCGCAATGGTTCGGCAAACCGACCTTTATCTATTCGCAGGGAATTGGCCCGGTTCAGCGGCCTGTCTTCCAGAAGCTGATCGCGTCGGTATTCAACCGCACGCAATTCATTTCGGTACGCGATGCGGAATCGGCTGAGCTGCTGCGGGGCTATGGTGTCCGCCCCAACGTGGAGGTTGTGCCCGATCCCGTTATGGGGATGCGATCGTCGTCTGACGGCGCTTCCGCAGACCAAGCGCTGGAGCGAGCGGCAGGTTCTTCCGAAGCTGCGCTGGCAGCTTCGGATTTGGCCGCGGCAAATATCGTGCCGGGGTCTTCTGCTGATCGTCCTGTGATCGGCGTATCTGTCCGGTATTGGCGCGAGGATCGTGCCGATCTGCAGCAAACGGCGGATCTGCTGTCGCGCCTCTGCGAATCGCATGACGCCAGACTTTTGTTCCTGCCGTTCCATGAACCGCACGATCGCGAAGCTTCGAGCTGGGTGATAGAGCGTCTGAGCGCTCCCGCTGCGGCTCGAGCGGAAATAGCTCCGCCTGCGCCGCACCCCTTGACGATGCTGAACCAGGTAGCCGGCTGCACGGTGTTGATTGGCATGCGGCTGCATGCCCTGATTTATGCGGCCTCGCAAAGGGTGCCGCTAGCCGGCATCAGCTACGATCCGAAAATCGACCGGTTTCTAGCCCAGATTGCGTCAACGCCAATTGGGACAACGGACAGAATCGACCTGGACGCCGCGATTTTATCCGTAGAAGGGCTGCTGGCCAATCCAGAGGACTGGAAGCGCGCGCACGCCGCAGAAATCGACAGCTTGATCAAAAAATCACAGCAGCCGGCGCAACATATTGCAAAGCTGCTGCGTCAAATACAAAGGTGAGGTAAAATGAACCAGCTACCCTTGTCTTATCCGAAGATGAAACTATTCGATATTACGGTATCTACCATGAATATGCAGGAAACGGTCGAGTATTTGACTGAGGCGGTTCGCGCCAGGACTCCGCATCAGGTGATTACTGCAAATCCCATTATGATGATGGCAGCGCTGGAGGATCCGGCTTATAAAGCCATGATGCAGCAGGCGGAGCTGATTGTGCCAGACGGCACGGGCGTAGTGTGGGCGGCTTCCCGTCTCGGCTCCCCGGTGAAAGAACGGGTGGCTGGCTACGACCTGCTCCATGAGCTGCTGCGCAAGGGCGAGCCGCATGGCTGGAAGGTGTATCTCCTGGGCGCTGAGCCCGATGTGGTACATACAGCCGCCGCGCGGATTAGGGAAATGTACCCCGGCATTCAATTAGTTGGCGAGCGCGACGGTTATTTCAAGGATGAGGAAGATGCTGAAGTGATCGCGGATATTCGCGAAAAGCAGCCCGATTTGCTCTTCGTGGCAAGATCTGCCAAGAATCAGGAACCGTGGATAGGCAAGTATAAGAATGAGCTGCAGGTGCCTGTCATGATGGGAGTCGGCGGCAGCTTTGATGTCATTGCCGGCAAGGTCAAGCGCGCTCCGGATCTCTGGATTCGCTTGCGTCTGGAATGGCTGTATCGGCTTGTTAAGGAGCCGTGGCGTTGGCGCAGAATGTTGGCGCTGCCCAAATTCATGTGGCGCGTCATACGTACCCGGCCCTAACGCATCTGCTCTGTGCATGAGACTTGCCTTGTAGTCATAGTCATCCAGTAACGGTCTTTTCCATCGGTTCGGCCGTTTGTGAACAGAACGTGAACATGTCCCCTGTGCGAAAAATTTCGGTTGGTGTTTCCTGATTCGACAATGTATAATTTATTGTTGAATGCAGGAACACAAAAGAGGTGGATTAGGAAGAATGATCTATTTATATAGTCTGGCGTTTGTGGCGGCTTTGATCATTGCGTTGGTATTGACACCGGCTGTGAAGCACTTTGCCGTTTGGGTTGGCGCCGTAGATGCTCCGAATCATCGTAAAGTGCACACACGCATCATGCCGCGGTTGGGCGGTCTGGCCATATTCATTGCGTTTATTGCCGCATTCTTTATGATTTCTCCTGTGCTGGACAATTATAAGCAG is from Xylanibacillus composti and encodes:
- the csaB gene encoding polysaccharide pyruvyl transferase CsaB; its protein translation is MGASVPRILISGYYGFDNSGDEAVLLSIIQALRLAADEAGIQVEPVVLSGNPAETEAMYGVSAVPRMQPGALLAAIRSCSGLISGGGSLLQDVTGNGSIPYYLGVIKLAQWFGKPTFIYSQGIGPVQRPVFQKLIASVFNRTQFISVRDAESAELLRGYGVRPNVEVVPDPVMGMRSSSDGASADQALERAAGSSEAALAASDLAAANIVPGSSADRPVIGVSVRYWREDRADLQQTADLLSRLCESHDARLLFLPFHEPHDREASSWVIERLSAPAAARAEIAPPAPHPLTMLNQVAGCTVLIGMRLHALIYAASQRVPLAGISYDPKIDRFLAQIASTPIGTTDRIDLDAAILSVEGLLANPEDWKRAHAAEIDSLIKKSQQPAQHIAKLLRQIQR
- a CDS encoding WecB/TagA/CpsF family glycosyltransferase; translation: MNQLPLSYPKMKLFDITVSTMNMQETVEYLTEAVRARTPHQVITANPIMMMAALEDPAYKAMMQQAELIVPDGTGVVWAASRLGSPVKERVAGYDLLHELLRKGEPHGWKVYLLGAEPDVVHTAAARIREMYPGIQLVGERDGYFKDEEDAEVIADIREKQPDLLFVARSAKNQEPWIGKYKNELQVPVMMGVGGSFDVIAGKVKRAPDLWIRLRLEWLYRLVKEPWRWRRMLALPKFMWRVIRTRP